The Candidatus Poribacteria bacterium genome contains the following window.
GAGGAAGACGCGAACGCGCCGCCCCTGCGCATGAGCGGCGCGCGCCAGTCGGACGACCGTGTGGGCGTCCTGGTGTTCGAAGCCCGTCGTCAGCAGGATGCCAAGCGAGCCGTGATCGCCTTCAGCATCACCAGTGGACGGCACAGAATTCCTCGTAGTCGATCAGCTCGGTGACCGTCGGGTTGTCACCGCAGACAGGGCATTCCGGGTCGCGGTTCAGCTTGAGCTTGCGGAAGTCCTGCGTCAGGGCGTTGTAGAGCAGGAGTTTCCCGACGAGCGGCTCGCCGATGCCCAGCAACACCTTGATCGTCTCGACCGCTTGCGTCGTCCCGACGATGCCGGGCAGCACGCCGAGAACCCCCGCTTCCTGGCAGCTCGGAGCCAAGTCCGGCGGCGGCGGAGCCGGGTAGAGGCATCGGTAGCAGGGCCCCACGCCCGGATGGAACACGGTCACCTGTCCCTCGAACTGGAAGATGCTCCCGTGGACGTTCGGCTTGTTCAGGAACACGCAGGCGTCGTTGATGAGATACCGAGTTGGGAAGTTGTCGCACCCGTCCACGATGATGTCGTAGTCGCCGAAGATCGCCATGACGTTCTCGGACGAGAGCTTCTCCGGATAAGGGACGACCTTCACGTCGGGATTGATGCCGGTGAGCGTCTCGGCGGCGGACTCAACCTTGAGCCTGCCGACGTCCGCCATCGAATGGAGGACCTGCCGCTGGAGGTTGCTCATGTCGACCCGGTCGTGATCGACGATGCCCAGCGTGCCGACGCCCGCCGCCGCGAGATAGAGCGCCGCCGGAGAGCCGAGCCCGCCTGCCCCGATGAGCAGCGCCTTGGAGTTCAGCAGCTTCGTCTGTCCCTTGCCGCCGACCTCTTTGAGGATGATATGCCGGCTGTACCGCCGGATCTGT
Protein-coding sequences here:
- the moeB gene encoding molybdopterin-synthase adenylyltransferase MoeB, which codes for MAGFTDEQIRRYSRHIILKEVGGKGQTKLLNSKALLIGAGGLGSPAALYLAAAGVGTLGIVDHDRVDMSNLQRQVLHSMADVGRLKVESAAETLTGINPDVKVVPYPEKLSSENVMAIFGDYDIIVDGCDNFPTRYLINDACVFLNKPNVHGSIFQFEGQVTVFHPGVGPCYRCLYPAPPPPDLAPSCQEAGVLGVLPGIVGTTQAVETIKVLLGIGEPLVGKLLLYNALTQDFRKLKLNRDPECPVCGDNPTVTELIDYEEFCAVHW